From the genome of Magnetococcales bacterium:
ACGGTGATCATGGACTCTTCCAGGCTTTGCAGTACGTTCATGGGTCTGTTCCTTGAGTAAAACTCGTTTGATTAATGCGTATTTACGATTTCCGGTGTTTCGCTGACTGTGGCCTGCAACTCCCGGAGAAACTGTTCCATCATGCGCCGCTCACCCCGGGTGAGATCGGCAGATTCCAAAAGATCGGGGCGTCTGAGCAGTGTTCGAATCAAAGCCTGCCGCCGTCGCCACTGATCCACCGCACCGTGATTTCCTGAGCAGAGCACATCCGGTACGGCTCTTACCTGCTCGTTGTGTGCATCCTGCCAGGCCCGTGGTCGGGTATAATGAGGGTGGTCCAGGAGTCCCGTATAGAAGGAATCTTCCTTGGCACTCTCCCCATCTCCCAAAACACCCGGGAGCAATCGGGTGACAGCATCGACAATGGCCAGCGCCGGAATTTCCCCGCCAGTCAGAACAAAATCCCCCAGGGAAAACTCTTCATCCACCCGGGCTTCCACAAATCGTTCGTCGATTCCCTCATAGTGGCCACAAACCAGCGCCACATGATTCAGATCAGCCAGCCGTAAGGCGTCGTTCTGCCTGAAAGGCTTGCCCTGGGGCGTCAGATAGACCACGTGGGGAGCGTCCGACACACTCTCCAAGGCGCGATCCAGTACGTCCACCTTCATCACCATTCCCGGTCCACCGCCGTAAGGGGTGTCGTCCACTGGTCGATGTCGGCCCGTGGCATGATCCCGGATTTGTA
Proteins encoded in this window:
- the trmD gene encoding tRNA (guanosine(37)-N1)-methyltransferase TrmD, which gives rise to MKFTILTLFPEMFSGFLEHSILKRAQEKGLLGVELLQIRDHATGRHRPVDDTPYGGGPGMVMKVDVLDRALESVSDAPHVVYLTPQGKPFRQNDALRLADLNHVALVCGHYEGIDERFVEARVDEEFSLGDFVLTGGEIPALAIVDAVTRLLPGVLGDGESAKEDSFYTGLLDHPHYTRPRAWQDAHNEQVRAVPDVLCSGNHGAVDQWRRRQALIRTLLRRPDLLESADLTRGERRMMEQFLRELQATVSETPEIVNTH